Below is a window of Fibrobacter sp. UWR2 DNA.
GCCGTCTTCGTTGTAGGTGCCAATGACGAGTGTGGGTTGCGGGTATAGGAAAGCCTTTACTCCTAGATTCTTGCGCATGTTAAAATCTCCATTTTTTTTACAAGATATATTATTTCGTGGCGAAAATTATATACTTTTTTATTAAATGGATTATCCAAGGAGTTAATATGGTGTTAGGAATTATTATCGCGGTCGTGGTGGTGCTGTTAATCTGCTTCATCACCATGTATAACGGGCTGGTAAAGCTCCGCAACAATCGTGAAAATGCCTTCGCGAATATCGACGTGCAGCTCAAGCAGCGTTATGACTTGGTGCCGCAACTCGTGAATACGGTCAAGGGCTATGCCACCCACGAAAAAGAAACTCTCGAGAAGGTGACCGCTGCCCGTGCCGCCGCCATGAATGCCACTACGGTCGACCAGAAGGTCGCTGCCGACAAGGCCCTTACCAGTGCGCTTGCCGGGCTCCGCGTGTCCTTGGAAGCCTACCCGGAACTCAAGGCGAA
It encodes the following:
- a CDS encoding LemA family protein, whose protein sequence is MVLGIIIAVVVVLLICFITMYNGLVKLRNNRENAFANIDVQLKQRYDLVPQLVNTVKGYATHEKETLEKVTAARAAAMNATTVDQKVAADKALTSALAGLRVSLEAYPELKANQNFLQLQTELSDIENKLAAARRFFNSATREFNNACEVFPSNIIAGMFNFRRAPMYEPTEGREAMNKAPEVKF